Proteins found in one Hevea brasiliensis isolate MT/VB/25A 57/8 chromosome 18, ASM3005281v1, whole genome shotgun sequence genomic segment:
- the LOC110670126 gene encoding protein TIFY 6B isoform X1 has product MERDFMGLNSKESLPVVKEEVNSDGYKEIGFSKGSGIHWPFSNKVSALPHLNSFMVSQEDKTKRFLTDSSVSSGFLSISTADSFDPNQKQFMAEIQKSFNHDRQSGTHFTLTAYPVQHDVHSVHHPHDMKMFPVSNHASSISLSNPFFKNYYATSGQSTAGATAKPQLLGGIPVTTPQTILPTFGSVTGMMESCAKTSGSPAQLTIFYAGTVNVYNDISPEKAQAIMFLAGKDSSISSNMTQPNMTQPNNHIQEPSSKPIATDVSPVNHNGTTPPGSRLSSPLSVSSQTGSQSGSGSASTEEIMATKTAGVATTPVSKLDTPKLASAIASVAATTLMPSAVPQARQASLARFLEKRKERVMSAAPYNLGKKSSESAIHNPME; this is encoded by the exons ATGGAGAGAGATTTTATGGGTCTGAACTCAAAGGAGTCATTGCCTGTGGTTAAGGAAGAGGTTAATTCTGATGGGTACAAAGAGATAG GATTTAGCAAGGGTTCAGGGATACACTGGCCCTTCTCCAACAAGGTCTCTGCTCTTCCTCATTTGAACTCTTTCATGGTTTCTCAAGAAGATAAGACCAAAAGGTTTTTAACTGATTCCTCAGTGTCCTCTGGATTCTTGTCCATTTCAACTGCAGATTCATTTGATCCTAACCAAAAACAGTTTATGGCTGAAATCCAG AAATCATTCAATCACGATAGGCAAAGTGGGACTCATTTTACATTGACTGCTTACCCTGTGCAACATGATGTGCATTCTGTGCATCATCCTCATGACATGAAGATGTTTCCAGTCTCCAACCATGCAAGTTCAATTTCCTTGAGCAATCCTTTCTTCAAGAATTATTATGCCACCTCTGGTCAGAGTACTGCTGGAGCTACTGCAAAGCCACAATTACTTGGAGGAATTCCTGTTACCACTCCACAAACAATTCTTCCTACTTTTGGCTCTGTTACTGGGATGATGGAATCATG TGCGAAAACATCTGGTTCTCCTGCTCAACTGACCATCTTTTACGCTGGCACAGTGAATGTGTATAATGATATATCTCCTGAGAAG GCCCAGGCTATCATGTTCTTGGCTGGAAAGGATTCTTCTATCTCCTCTAACATGACACAGCCAAACATGACACAGCCAAACAATCACATCCAGGAACCAAGCTCAAAGCCAATAGCTACTGATGTTAGTCCTGTGAACCACAATGGAACTACACCACCTGGCTCCCGTCTTTCGAGTCCTTTATCTGTTTCTTCACAAACTGGTTCTCAGTCAGGGAGTGGGTCTGCTAGCACTGAAGAAATCATGGCAACTAAAACCGCTGGAGTTGCAACAACTCCTGTTAGTAAACTGGACACTCCAAAACTGGCAAGTGCAATAGCATCTGTTGCTGCAACAACCTTGATGCCATCTG CAGTGCCCCAGGCTAGACAGGCATCCTTGGCTCGGTTTTTGGAGAAGCGCAAGGAGAG GGTCATGAGTGCAGCACCATACAACCTTGGCAAGAAATCTTCCGAATCTGCCATCCACAATCCAATGGAATGA
- the LOC110670126 gene encoding protein TIFY 6b isoform X3, which produces MVSQEDKTKRFLTDSSVSSGFLSISTADSFDPNQKQFMAEIQKSFNHDRQSGTHFTLTAYPVQHDVHSVHHPHDMKMFPVSNHASSISLSNPFFKNYYATSGQSTAGATAKPQLLGGIPVTTPQTILPTFGSVTGMMESCAKTSGSPAQLTIFYAGTVNVYNDISPEKAQAIMFLAGKDSSISSNMTQPNMTQPNNHIQEPSSKPIATDVSPVNHNGTTPPGSRLSSPLSVSSQTGSQSGSGSASTEEIMATKTAGVATTPVSKLDTPKLASAIASVAATTLMPSAVPQARQASLARFLEKRKERVMSAAPYNLGKKSSESAIHNPME; this is translated from the exons ATGGTTTCTCAAGAAGATAAGACCAAAAGGTTTTTAACTGATTCCTCAGTGTCCTCTGGATTCTTGTCCATTTCAACTGCAGATTCATTTGATCCTAACCAAAAACAGTTTATGGCTGAAATCCAG AAATCATTCAATCACGATAGGCAAAGTGGGACTCATTTTACATTGACTGCTTACCCTGTGCAACATGATGTGCATTCTGTGCATCATCCTCATGACATGAAGATGTTTCCAGTCTCCAACCATGCAAGTTCAATTTCCTTGAGCAATCCTTTCTTCAAGAATTATTATGCCACCTCTGGTCAGAGTACTGCTGGAGCTACTGCAAAGCCACAATTACTTGGAGGAATTCCTGTTACCACTCCACAAACAATTCTTCCTACTTTTGGCTCTGTTACTGGGATGATGGAATCATG TGCGAAAACATCTGGTTCTCCTGCTCAACTGACCATCTTTTACGCTGGCACAGTGAATGTGTATAATGATATATCTCCTGAGAAG GCCCAGGCTATCATGTTCTTGGCTGGAAAGGATTCTTCTATCTCCTCTAACATGACACAGCCAAACATGACACAGCCAAACAATCACATCCAGGAACCAAGCTCAAAGCCAATAGCTACTGATGTTAGTCCTGTGAACCACAATGGAACTACACCACCTGGCTCCCGTCTTTCGAGTCCTTTATCTGTTTCTTCACAAACTGGTTCTCAGTCAGGGAGTGGGTCTGCTAGCACTGAAGAAATCATGGCAACTAAAACCGCTGGAGTTGCAACAACTCCTGTTAGTAAACTGGACACTCCAAAACTGGCAAGTGCAATAGCATCTGTTGCTGCAACAACCTTGATGCCATCTG CAGTGCCCCAGGCTAGACAGGCATCCTTGGCTCGGTTTTTGGAGAAGCGCAAGGAGAG GGTCATGAGTGCAGCACCATACAACCTTGGCAAGAAATCTTCCGAATCTGCCATCCACAATCCAATGGAATGA
- the LOC110670126 gene encoding protein TIFY 6B isoform X2, which yields MERDFMGLNSKESLPVVKEEVNSDGYKEIGFSKGSGIHWPFSNKVSALPHLNSFMVSQEDKTKRFLTDSSVSSGFLSISTADSFDPNQKQFMAEIQKSFNHDRQSGTHFTLTAYPVQHDVHSVHHPHDMKMFPVSNHASSISLSNPFFKNYYATSGQSTAGATAKPQLLGGIPVTTPQTILPTFGSVTGMMESCAKTSGSPAQLTIFYAGTVNVYNDISPEKAQAIMFLAGKDSSISSNMTQPNMTQPNNHIQEPSSKPIATDVSPVNHNGTTPPGSRLSSPLSVSSQTGSQSGSGSASTEEIMATKTAGVATTPVSKLDTPKLASAIASVAATTLMPSVPQARQASLARFLEKRKERVMSAAPYNLGKKSSESAIHNPME from the exons ATGGAGAGAGATTTTATGGGTCTGAACTCAAAGGAGTCATTGCCTGTGGTTAAGGAAGAGGTTAATTCTGATGGGTACAAAGAGATAG GATTTAGCAAGGGTTCAGGGATACACTGGCCCTTCTCCAACAAGGTCTCTGCTCTTCCTCATTTGAACTCTTTCATGGTTTCTCAAGAAGATAAGACCAAAAGGTTTTTAACTGATTCCTCAGTGTCCTCTGGATTCTTGTCCATTTCAACTGCAGATTCATTTGATCCTAACCAAAAACAGTTTATGGCTGAAATCCAG AAATCATTCAATCACGATAGGCAAAGTGGGACTCATTTTACATTGACTGCTTACCCTGTGCAACATGATGTGCATTCTGTGCATCATCCTCATGACATGAAGATGTTTCCAGTCTCCAACCATGCAAGTTCAATTTCCTTGAGCAATCCTTTCTTCAAGAATTATTATGCCACCTCTGGTCAGAGTACTGCTGGAGCTACTGCAAAGCCACAATTACTTGGAGGAATTCCTGTTACCACTCCACAAACAATTCTTCCTACTTTTGGCTCTGTTACTGGGATGATGGAATCATG TGCGAAAACATCTGGTTCTCCTGCTCAACTGACCATCTTTTACGCTGGCACAGTGAATGTGTATAATGATATATCTCCTGAGAAG GCCCAGGCTATCATGTTCTTGGCTGGAAAGGATTCTTCTATCTCCTCTAACATGACACAGCCAAACATGACACAGCCAAACAATCACATCCAGGAACCAAGCTCAAAGCCAATAGCTACTGATGTTAGTCCTGTGAACCACAATGGAACTACACCACCTGGCTCCCGTCTTTCGAGTCCTTTATCTGTTTCTTCACAAACTGGTTCTCAGTCAGGGAGTGGGTCTGCTAGCACTGAAGAAATCATGGCAACTAAAACCGCTGGAGTTGCAACAACTCCTGTTAGTAAACTGGACACTCCAAAACTGGCAAGTGCAATAGCATCTGTTGCTGCAACAACCTTGATGCCATCTG TGCCCCAGGCTAGACAGGCATCCTTGGCTCGGTTTTTGGAGAAGCGCAAGGAGAG GGTCATGAGTGCAGCACCATACAACCTTGGCAAGAAATCTTCCGAATCTGCCATCCACAATCCAATGGAATGA